Proteins encoded together in one Telopea speciosissima isolate NSW1024214 ecotype Mountain lineage chromosome 6, Tspe_v1, whole genome shotgun sequence window:
- the LOC122663752 gene encoding pentatricopeptide repeat-containing protein At1g50270 has protein sequence MLPTAASRLTVLLSNCQTVEHLKQIHSLFITKGLSQDNFFRSKLLHFIATSLSGSGDHLVSYALSLFNQIEARNTFLWNTMIRGFSASSKPEMSSVFFVKMRGEGVLPDRHTYPLLLKAFSKSKIGNQNQIHGQVVKFGLDCDRFVQNSLISCYANGGFLDLACQIFGEVPERDSIAWTAMIDGFVKNNRAKEGIEFFMKMRSEGVRVDEVTIVSVLCAVRMVGDVWLGRWIHGFYVESGRVNWDVYVGSALVDMYAKCGCCDDARKVFDEMPRKNVVSWSSLIAGYVQCNRFKDALFAFQDMLLEHVEPNQATLPSVLTACAQLGALDQGRWVHSYIDKNKIEMNINLGTSLVDMYSKCGCIDEAFVIFEKLPHKDVYPWTAMINGLAMHGHALSSLNLFSRMLMDGVQPNAVTFIGILCACSHGGLVDEGHRHFRSMSRVYGIEPNVDHYGCMVDLLGRAGHLEEALKFINNMPMQPSPGVWGALFGACMIHKGYDLGECIGKHLIELQPDRSGRYALLANLYSICHKWDEAAYVRMLMKGKGVEKKPGCSWIEVNGEIHEFIAFDKLHSRSKDLYGMLDEITIQMKLVGYVPNAALLILEAIID, from the coding sequence ATGCTTCCAACTGCAGCCAGCAGGCTCACCGTCTTACTATCAAATTGTCAAACCGTAGAGCATCTCAAGCAGATTCACTCTCTCTTCATTACCAAAGGCCTCTCACAAGACAACTTCTTCAGAAGCAAGCTCCTCCATTTTATTGCAACCTCTCTATCAGGTTCAGGCGACCATCTCGTCTCCTACGCTCTTTCCCTGTTCAATCAAATCGAAGCCCGCAATACCTTCCTATGGAATACCATGATCAGAGGGTTCTCTGCAAGTTCCAAACCCGAAATGTCGTCCGTTTTCTTCGTTAAAATGCGAGGAGAAGGTGTACTTCCGGACAGACACACATACCCTCTACTTCTCAAAGCCTTTTCTAAGTCAAAAATCGGAAACCAAAATCAGATTCATGGTCAAGTTGTGAAATTTGGATTGGACTGTGATCGTTTTGTGCAGAATTCACTGATTTCTTGTTATGCAAATGGTGGGTTCTTGGATTTGGCATGCCAGATTTTTGGTGAAGTTCCTGAGAGAGATTCGATTGCTTGGACGGCAATGATTGACGGGTTTGTTAAGAACAATCGAGCTAAGGAAGGGATTGAATTTTTCATGAAGATGAGATCTGAGGGTGTAAGGGTTGATGAGGTGACTATTGTTAGCGTTCTCTGTGCTGTTAGAATGGTGGGAGATGTTTGGCTTGGGAGATGGATTCATGGGTTTTACGTAGAATCCGGGAGAGTGAATTGGGATGTTTATGTTGGTAGTGCACTCGTAGATATGTATGCGAAATGTGGTTGTTGCGATGATGCCCGCAAAGTGTTTGATGAGATGCCTAGGAAAAATGTGGTTTCTTGGAGTTCTCTGATTGCCGGTTATGTGCAATGCAATAGATTTAAGGATGCTCTGTTTGCCTTTCAAGATATGCTTCTAGAGCATGTTGAGCCTAACCAAGCTACACTTCCGAGTGTTCTCACCGCTTGCGCACAATTGGGAGCATTGGATCAAGGCAGATGGGTCCATTCATATATTGATAAGAATAAGATTGAAATGAATATTAACCTGGGGACATCACTAGTAGACATGTATTCAAAGTGTGGATGTATAGATGAGGCATTTGTCATTTTTGAGAAGCTACCTCATAAGGATGTGTACCCTTGGACTGCTATGATTAATGGGTTGGCAATGCATGGGCATGCCTTGAGCTCCTTGAATCTGTTCTCTCGTATGTTAATGGATGGTGTTCAACCCAATGCTGTCACCTTTATAGGCATCCTCTGTGCATGTTCTCATGGAGGTCTTGTAGATGAAGGCCATAGGCACTTCCGTTCGATGAGTCGAGTTTATGGTATTGAGCCTAATGTCGATCACTATGGTTGTATGGTTGATCTCTTGGGTCGTGCAGGCCATTTGGAAGAAGCATTGAAATTTATTAATAACATGCCAATGCAACCAAGCCCTGGTGTATGGGGAGCTCTCTTTGGTGCCTGTATGATCCATAAGGGTTACGATCTTGGTGAATGCATAGGAAAACATCTAATTGAGCTGCAGCCTGATCGTTCTGGTAGGTATGCACTTCTAGCTAACTTATACTCCATATGTCACAAGTGGGATGAAGCAGCTTATGTTAGGATGCTAATGAAAGGGAAAGGAGTGGAGAAGAAACCCGGATGTAGTTGGATTGAAGTGAATGGTGAAATACATGAGTTCATAGCATTTGACAAGTTGCATTCTCGGTCTAAGGATTTATACGGGATGTTAGATGAGATCACTATACAAATGAAACTTGTAGGATATGTGCCGAATGCTGCATTGTTGATACTTGAAGCCATTATAGATTGA
- the LOC122665853 gene encoding ubiquitin-like protein 5 has product MGSKVVTRKTLATFAASRVKEEQGKTIEVVLNDRLGKKVRVKCEDVDTIGDLKKLVAAQMGTRAEKIKTQKWYNIYKDHITLKDYEIHGGMGLELYYN; this is encoded by the exons ATGGGATCCAAGGTCGTAACTCGTAAAACACTGGCAACATTTGCTGCTTCAAG GGTGAAGGAAGAGCAGGGAAAGACGATTGAAGTGGTGTTGAATGATCGTCTGGGAAAGAAAGTTAGAGTGAAGTGTGAAGATGTTGACACCATCGGAGACTTGAAGAAGCTCGTTGCCGCTCAGATGGGAACGAGAGCTGAGAAGATCAAGACTCAGAAGTGGTACAACATCTATAAGGATCACATCACCCTAAAAGACTATGAGATTCATGGCGGCATGGGCCTCGAACTCTACTACAACTAA
- the LOC122666181 gene encoding V-type proton ATPase subunit C, with translation MASRYWAVSLPVQMSGSSLWNRLQEAISKHSFDTPLYRFNIPNLRVGTLDSLLSLSDDLLKSNSFVEGVSHKIRRQIEELERVTGTENGALTVDGVPVDSYLTRFVWDEAKYPTMSPLREIVDGIHHQVAKIEDDLKVRVAEYSNVRSQLNAINRKQSGSLAVRDLSNLVKPEDVITSEHLVTLLAIVPKFSQKDWLSSYETLANYVVPRSSKKLHEDNEYALYTVTLFRRVADNFRTSAREKGFQIRDFEYSPEAQEGRKKELEKLMQDQETLRGSLLRWCYTSYGEVFSSWMHFCAVRVFTESILRYGLPPSFLAAVLAPSVKSEKKVRSIIEGLCDSTNSTYWKSEEDSGGMAGLGGDADTHPYVSFTINLI, from the exons ATGGCATCAAGGTATTGGGCGGTTTCTCTTCCTGTTCAGATGTCCGGTTCGTCTCTATGGAACCGTTTGCAAGAAGCAATCTCCAAGCACTCTTTTGATACTCCACTATACAGG TTCAATATACCTAATCTGCGTGTTGGAACTCTAGATTCTCTTCTATCACTCAGTGATGATCTTTTGAAG TCTAATAGCTTTGTTGAAGGAGTGTCTCATAAGATAAGGCGCCAGATTGAGGAATTGGAGAGGGTTACTGGAACAGAAAATGGTGCTTTAACGGTGGATGGAGTTCCTGTTGATTCTTACCTAACAAG ATTTGTGTGGGATGAAGCAAAGTACCCCACAATGTCTCCTCTCAGGGAAATTGTGgatggcatccatcatcaagttGCCAAAATTGAGGATGACCTCAAG GTTCGTGTTGCTGAGTATAGTAATGTGCGGAGTCAGCTTAACGCAATAAATAGGAAGCAGAGTGGGAG TTTAGCTGTCCGTGATCtttccaatttggtgaagcctgaGGATGTTATTACATCAGAGCATTTGGTGACACTTCTTGCAATTGTTCCCAAGTTTTCACAGAAGGACTGGTTGTCAAGCTATGAAACACTTGCTAACTATGTG GTTCCCAGGTCTTCCAAGAAGTTACATGAGGACAATGAATATGCCCTTTACACTGTAACCCTATTTAGACGGGTTGCTGATAATTTCAGAACAAGTGCACGGGAAAAAGGATTTCAG ATTCGAGATTTTGAATATAGCCCAGAGGCACAAGAAGGTCGAAAGAAAGAGTTGGAAAAATTGATGCAAGATCAGGAAACTTTGAGAGGCTCTCTTCTGCGGTGGTGTTATACCAGTTATGGAGAG GTTTTCAGTTCCTGGATGCACTTCTGTGCTGTCCGTGTTTTCACAGAGAGCATTCTGCGATATGGCTTGCCACCATCTTTCTTG GCAGCAGTTTTAGCTCCATCAGTGAAAAGTGAGAAGAAAGTGCGTTCTATAATTGAAGGGTTGTGTGACAGCACAAACAG